The following are from one region of the Prevotella communis genome:
- a CDS encoding efflux RND transporter permease subunit → MKIEKINEMFARFAAQLLKMRWLTLGIFALVMIVSVIGMKRMVKETSFDDYFIEDDPMLVMTDEFKSHFGNDYYVGVLTQCDNHFTKENLATLRALSNELLDSLSYADKVTSLTDIEFMVGSDEGMTIEQIVPDEIPEDGSAAMDSVRKRAFSKPHVARKLISQDGRLSWIMVKLRTFPKDSVWKQQGTVAPDIITGQEVERIIKKPAYASLHPKGTGMPYVTNCKTVYIGQEMSRLMMIATIVCMLVMLCMTRSLRGVLAPIISVVGGLFITYGIAGWTKMYVDSTVLMIPTILAFAVAIAYNIHIFSYFRGRMRIHGERRKAVIETLREIGWSVFFCGFTTLVSLLSFLVIPIRPMHCVGVISSMSVLFVLLTSLIISPVLLSFGKNKRVKADVTQTSDISHQTSALPPDTRWTAAMVRLSDIVLRNPKKIGWSFLVVCLVLCVGLWKIEAAFDIERTMGEDVPYVKEVMDVGRSELGSLYSYDLIVELPHDDEAKEPENLRRLDQLQQQVNTYDLTKRTTSILDILKDLNQTLNDGDTARFCIPDTEEEVAQEILLYENAGGTESEYWVDYDYRRLRLMVEISDFNSAQVERELARIQQDAQKLFPGAKITTVGNIPQYVTMMQYLVRGQMLSFVISILIIGIILMIAFQSIRVGLIGLVPNMMPAVFVGGYMGWMGVPLDMMTATLLPMMLGMAVDDTIHFINHSKLEFDRSHHYREAIRRTFRVVGVAIVITSIITSAVFAGFCTSACTMCINFGLMAIIGILSALAADLLVTPILVSKCKVFGKIKD, encoded by the coding sequence ATGAAGATTGAAAAGATTAACGAGATGTTCGCGCGGTTTGCCGCGCAACTGCTGAAGATGCGCTGGCTGACATTGGGCATCTTCGCATTAGTGATGATCGTGTCGGTTATCGGCATGAAGCGGATGGTGAAGGAGACGTCGTTCGATGACTATTTTATCGAGGACGACCCTATGCTGGTGATGACCGACGAGTTTAAGTCGCACTTCGGTAACGACTACTACGTGGGCGTGCTGACGCAATGCGACAACCATTTCACGAAGGAGAACTTGGCGACGCTGAGGGCCCTCTCCAACGAACTGCTGGACAGTCTGTCGTATGCCGACAAGGTGACGTCGCTGACGGATATCGAGTTTATGGTGGGCAGCGACGAGGGCATGACCATCGAGCAGATTGTGCCCGATGAGATTCCTGAGGATGGTTCGGCGGCGATGGACAGCGTCCGTAAGCGTGCTTTCAGCAAACCCCACGTGGCGCGCAAACTCATCTCGCAGGACGGCCGCTTGTCGTGGATCATGGTGAAACTGCGCACCTTCCCCAAGGATAGCGTGTGGAAGCAGCAGGGCACGGTGGCTCCCGATATCATCACGGGTCAGGAGGTGGAGCGCATCATCAAGAAACCTGCCTACGCCTCGCTGCATCCCAAAGGTACGGGCATGCCCTACGTGACCAACTGTAAGACCGTGTATATCGGTCAGGAGATGAGTCGCCTGATGATGATTGCCACCATTGTCTGCATGCTGGTGATGCTCTGCATGACGCGCTCGCTGCGTGGTGTGCTGGCGCCGATTATCTCGGTTGTTGGCGGACTCTTTATCACCTACGGCATTGCGGGTTGGACGAAGATGTACGTGGATTCTACCGTACTGATGATACCCACCATCCTGGCCTTCGCCGTGGCCATTGCCTACAACATCCACATCTTCTCGTATTTCCGCGGACGCATGCGCATCCACGGCGAAAGGCGTAAGGCTGTCATCGAGACGCTCAGGGAGATAGGCTGGTCGGTGTTCTTCTGTGGCTTCACCACGCTGGTATCGCTCCTGTCGTTCCTCGTCATCCCCATCCGCCCCATGCATTGCGTGGGCGTCATCAGTTCGATGAGCGTGCTGTTCGTGCTCCTCACCTCGCTGATTATCTCGCCTGTATTGCTGTCCTTTGGTAAAAATAAGCGCGTCAAGGCTGACGTCACCCAAACATCAGACATCAGCCATCAGACATCAGCCCTCCCGCCTGATACCCGCTGGACGGCGGCCATGGTGCGCCTGAGCGACATCGTATTGCGCAATCCCAAGAAGATTGGCTGGTCGTTCCTCGTGGTATGTCTGGTGCTGTGCGTGGGCCTGTGGAAGATTGAGGCGGCGTTCGACATCGAGCGTACCATGGGCGAGGATGTGCCATACGTGAAGGAGGTAATGGACGTGGGCCGCTCAGAACTCGGTTCGCTCTATTCCTACGACCTCATCGTGGAACTGCCCCACGACGACGAGGCCAAGGAGCCTGAGAACCTGCGCCGACTGGACCAGTTGCAGCAGCAGGTGAATACCTACGACCTGACCAAGCGCACCACGTCTATTCTCGACATCCTGAAGGACCTGAACCAGACGCTCAACGATGGCGACACGGCTCGCTTCTGCATCCCTGATACAGAGGAGGAAGTGGCGCAGGAGATTCTGCTCTACGAGAATGCTGGCGGTACGGAGTCTGAGTATTGGGTGGACTATGACTACCGTCGCCTCAGGCTGATGGTTGAGATATCCGACTTCAATTCGGCACAGGTGGAGCGCGAACTGGCGCGCATCCAGCAGGACGCCCAGAAGCTGTTCCCCGGGGCGAAGATTACAACAGTAGGCAACATCCCACAGTACGTCACCATGATGCAGTATCTGGTGCGCGGCCAGATGCTCTCGTTCGTCATCTCCATCCTCATTATCGGCATCATCCTCATGATTGCCTTCCAGAGCATCCGCGTGGGACTTATCGGACTGGTGCCCAACATGATGCCTGCCGTCTTCGTGGGTGGCTATATGGGATGGATGGGTGTGCCGCTCGACATGATGACCGCCACGCTGTTGCCCATGATGCTGGGTATGGCCGTGGACGATACCATCCATTTTATCAATCACTCGAAGCTCGAGTTCGACCGCTCGCACCACTATCGTGAGGCTATCCGTCGCACGTTCCGCGTGGTGGGCGTCGCCATTGTCATCACCTCTATCATCACCTCTGCCGTCTTCGCCGGCTTCTGCACCTCGGCCTGCACCATGTGTATCAACTTCGGTCTGATGGCTATCATCGGCATCCTCTCGGCATTGGCTGCTGACCTGCTCGTCACGCCGATACTGGTGAGTAAGTGCAAGGTGTTTGGGAAGATTAAAGATTAA
- a CDS encoding TonB-dependent receptor: MMKKIVLFLVSGLFAALTTGAQELAYNEKRVDESAPDSTLRNEDPIKLHEVQVTGRTKLRMLKESAMPVSVIGERQLQGSANNLNDVLARTVGVTIRNTGGLGSASRISVRGLEGKRIGMYIDEAPMSQLSNFVALNDVPTDMIERIEVYKGLVPYRFGGSALGGAVNVVTKEYPPLYLDFSYEIGSFNTHQLNGVIKRTDKKSGLQFGLGGTYSFSKNNYKMRLDNIDGRWVERDHDQYNKIIYGGSVKATKWWFDEVKLELIGMHTKQEIQGIDIDIREAYNFSSSYVAALNLKKDNFFLDGLDLDMDAGYVLGYSGMKDTAMHRYDWDGNEMPPTSVFGGEQNKYPSDGRTRTNEATLKLNLGYTIDLHHAVNLNLYGDHTSMHPGDSLMDKALGFCANFPSKMNTLTTGLSYDLSLFGGRFQNAFTLKHFYFSSSSRSINTFSVSEPEAVDISKNYFGFSDALRYRLSDDWMVKASFNSEVRIPTSEELIGNGFSILASPALQPERTRGVNLGVMYRHVKDDGGLLEMELSGYLNELDDMIRFTPDIIPTMARYRNFGTVRTKGVELELKGDVCPLLYLYANGTWQDLRDVRETVPGTNVANPTKDLRIPNVPYLMGNFGAELHRENLFGGKGQNTRLLYDASYIHEYFYDFEVSKYQERKIPTSFTMDAALEHSFMDNRLTLTLRVKNLTDRHVVSEFNRPLPGRYVGFKVRYVFK, encoded by the coding sequence ATGATGAAAAAGATTGTTTTATTTTTGGTGAGCGGCCTGTTTGCAGCCCTGACAACTGGAGCGCAGGAACTGGCTTACAATGAGAAACGAGTGGACGAGAGCGCCCCCGACAGCACATTAAGAAATGAAGACCCTATCAAGTTGCACGAGGTGCAGGTGACAGGTCGCACCAAACTTAGGATGCTCAAGGAGTCGGCCATGCCTGTTTCCGTGATTGGCGAACGGCAGTTGCAGGGCTCTGCCAACAACCTGAACGATGTGCTGGCTCGTACCGTGGGCGTCACCATCAGAAACACGGGTGGACTGGGCAGCGCCTCGCGTATCTCTGTCCGTGGCCTGGAGGGTAAGCGTATCGGTATGTATATCGACGAGGCTCCTATGTCGCAGCTTAGCAATTTCGTGGCCCTCAACGACGTGCCCACCGACATGATTGAGCGCATCGAGGTGTACAAGGGCCTGGTGCCCTATCGCTTTGGCGGTTCGGCATTGGGTGGTGCCGTCAACGTGGTGACCAAGGAGTATCCGCCCCTCTACCTCGACTTCTCGTACGAGATAGGTTCATTCAACACCCACCAGCTCAATGGCGTCATCAAGCGCACCGACAAGAAGAGCGGTCTGCAGTTTGGCCTGGGAGGCACCTATTCGTTCTCGAAGAACAACTACAAAATGCGGCTCGACAATATCGACGGGCGCTGGGTGGAGCGCGACCACGACCAGTACAACAAGATTATCTATGGCGGTTCGGTGAAAGCCACCAAATGGTGGTTCGACGAGGTGAAACTCGAACTCATCGGCATGCATACCAAACAGGAGATTCAGGGCATCGACATCGACATCCGCGAGGCCTATAACTTCTCGTCCAGCTATGTGGCTGCGCTGAACCTGAAGAAGGACAACTTCTTCCTCGACGGACTGGATCTTGACATGGATGCCGGTTATGTGCTGGGCTATTCGGGCATGAAGGATACCGCCATGCACCGCTACGACTGGGACGGCAACGAGATGCCACCTACTTCGGTCTTTGGCGGTGAGCAGAACAAATATCCCAGCGACGGACGCACACGCACCAACGAGGCAACGTTGAAACTGAACCTGGGCTACACCATAGACCTGCACCACGCCGTCAACCTGAACCTATATGGCGACCATACGTCAATGCACCCAGGCGATTCGCTGATGGATAAGGCGCTGGGCTTCTGTGCCAACTTCCCCAGTAAGATGAACACCCTGACCACGGGCCTGTCGTACGACCTGAGTCTCTTTGGCGGACGCTTCCAGAACGCCTTCACCCTGAAGCATTTCTATTTCTCTTCGTCCTCGCGCAGTATCAACACCTTCAGCGTCAGCGAACCTGAGGCCGTGGATATCTCGAAGAACTACTTCGGCTTCAGCGATGCCCTGCGCTACCGGCTCTCCGACGACTGGATGGTGAAGGCCTCGTTCAACTCTGAGGTGCGCATCCCCACTAGCGAGGAACTCATAGGTAACGGTTTTTCTATCCTGGCATCGCCAGCCCTGCAGCCAGAGCGTACCAGAGGCGTAAACCTGGGCGTGATGTACCGCCACGTGAAGGACGACGGCGGACTGTTGGAAATGGAACTCTCGGGCTATCTGAACGAGCTGGACGACATGATTCGCTTTACGCCCGACATTATCCCCACGATGGCGCGCTATCGCAACTTCGGCACGGTACGCACCAAAGGCGTGGAACTGGAACTGAAGGGCGATGTATGTCCCTTGCTCTATCTCTATGCCAACGGCACCTGGCAGGACCTGCGTGACGTGCGCGAGACGGTGCCTGGCACCAACGTGGCCAATCCCACCAAGGACCTGCGCATCCCTAACGTGCCCTATCTGATGGGTAATTTCGGTGCCGAGCTCCACAGGGAGAACCTCTTTGGCGGCAAGGGTCAGAACACGCGTCTGCTCTACGATGCCTCGTATATCCACGAGTATTTCTACGACTTTGAGGTGAGCAAGTATCAGGAGCGTAAGATTCCCACCTCTTTCACGATGGATGCTGCCCTGGAGCATAGTTTTATGGACAACCGTCTGACGCTGACCCTGAGGGTCAAGAACCTGACCGACCGCCACGTGGTGTCTGAGTTCAACCGTCCCCTGCCAGGTCGCTATGTAGGCTTTAAAGTGAGATATGTTTTCAAATAA
- a CDS encoding TetR/AcrR family transcriptional regulator, producing the protein MQIKKDYTREQIVVVARGIFLKKGYAKTSMRDIAAGVGIGVSNIYNYFKSKDELFRYIVTPLIAELERMMHDHHNMDSQEDFLNYATGQSNMMLGDNVKEYMLLINNHRDELKLLLYQSQGSSLENYIDTYTDECTRIVLSFMDELKCKYPTCSAIHTPFTYHVHTVWMFSFISEVIKHNLSADEIHKALKDYIQFEYGGWRTLMNMK; encoded by the coding sequence ATGCAGATTAAGAAAGACTATACACGCGAGCAGATTGTAGTGGTGGCCCGAGGGATATTCTTGAAAAAGGGCTATGCCAAGACCTCGATGCGCGATATTGCAGCGGGGGTGGGCATTGGTGTGAGCAATATCTACAACTATTTCAAGAGCAAGGACGAACTGTTTCGCTATATAGTGACGCCGCTCATTGCCGAACTGGAACGTATGATGCACGATCATCATAACATGGACAGTCAGGAGGACTTCCTTAACTATGCCACAGGTCAGAGCAATATGATGCTGGGCGACAACGTGAAGGAGTATATGTTGCTTATCAACAACCATCGCGACGAGTTGAAACTGCTGCTCTACCAGTCGCAAGGCTCCTCGCTCGAAAACTATATCGACACCTATACGGACGAGTGCACACGCATTGTCCTGTCGTTTATGGACGAGCTGAAATGCAAATACCCCACGTGTAGTGCCATCCATACCCCCTTCACCTATCATGTGCATACGGTGTGGATGTTCAGTTTTATCTCTGAAGTTATCAAGCACAACCTGTCTGCCGATGAGATACACAAGGCTCTCAAGGACTATATCCAGTTTGAGTATGGCGGATGGCGCACGCTGATGAATATGAAATAG
- a CDS encoding M6 family metalloprotease domain-containing protein, giving the protein MITAVAQEIVSSRVCRRGTPREQSSLFRRTDDKQRIPGGDYYHGERHQLTILVNFNDRQFQDGQSAALEKWNKIFNAENYHEGSFVGSVHDYFMDQSYGKFNLTFDLEYIQVSGNAERYASNAYDDENSQFLVDDIVDELKKRDIDWAKYDWNDDGYINQLLIIYPGYGMNESKDSNLIWPHQWWMSEHLKDGKRGSYRNALTVSAGDKNYQIDCYCALNELSAREGYSPFGTICHEYTHCFGMPDFYSGSVKGLVGNWDLMGSGNYNGKGYVPAGFSAHERWLMGWVTPIELTEPAAINDIPALAEEGRAYLVRNEGCENEYYIIENRQPIGWDAEIPGSGILVFHIDYDPSLWTSTTASPNSYFVRRYELFYANNSASLFSDWAYPYGDTNQLTNTSTPAAKLNNLNIDGSRLMSKPITDMTVTGGLASFSFSMSSTTGVGELIAETAPEVLCRLGMVDVVRDAQGHVRKKISARR; this is encoded by the coding sequence ATGATAACAGCAGTAGCACAAGAGATTGTTTCCTCCCGGGTATGTCGGCGGGGCACTCCGCGTGAGCAGAGTAGTCTTTTTCGGAGAACAGATGACAAGCAAAGGATTCCAGGTGGAGATTACTATCACGGCGAGCGCCATCAGTTGACTATCTTAGTGAATTTCAACGACCGTCAGTTTCAGGATGGTCAGTCGGCAGCGCTAGAGAAATGGAACAAGATTTTCAATGCGGAGAACTACCATGAAGGCTCTTTCGTAGGTTCTGTACACGATTATTTCATGGATCAGAGCTACGGCAAGTTCAACCTGACTTTCGACTTGGAGTATATTCAGGTTAGCGGCAATGCCGAGCGCTATGCCAGTAATGCGTACGACGACGAGAACTCGCAGTTTTTGGTCGACGATATCGTGGACGAGTTGAAGAAGCGCGACATTGACTGGGCAAAGTACGACTGGAATGACGATGGCTATATCAACCAACTGCTCATCATCTATCCTGGTTACGGCATGAACGAGTCGAAAGATTCAAACTTGATATGGCCTCACCAGTGGTGGATGAGCGAACATCTGAAGGATGGCAAGAGAGGCAGCTATCGCAATGCTCTGACTGTCTCGGCTGGTGACAAGAACTACCAGATTGACTGCTACTGTGCACTCAACGAACTTAGTGCCAGAGAGGGGTACAGTCCTTTTGGTACTATCTGTCATGAATATACCCATTGCTTTGGTATGCCCGATTTCTATAGTGGTTCTGTAAAGGGACTGGTAGGTAATTGGGACCTGATGGGCAGTGGCAACTATAATGGCAAGGGTTATGTGCCTGCAGGCTTTTCTGCTCACGAGCGCTGGCTGATGGGATGGGTCACGCCTATAGAACTGACGGAGCCCGCGGCCATTAACGACATTCCGGCATTGGCAGAAGAGGGCAGAGCCTATCTTGTTCGCAACGAAGGTTGTGAGAATGAGTACTACATCATAGAGAATCGTCAGCCCATTGGCTGGGATGCTGAAATTCCGGGTAGTGGTATCCTCGTGTTCCACATAGACTATGACCCCTCCTTGTGGACCAGTACGACAGCAAGTCCCAATAGTTATTTCGTCAGACGCTACGAACTGTTCTACGCTAACAATAGTGCCAGTCTGTTCAGTGACTGGGCCTATCCTTATGGCGATACAAACCAGTTGACCAACACATCGACGCCTGCCGCCAAACTGAATAATTTGAATATTGATGGCAGCAGACTGATGTCTAAGCCGATTACGGATATGACTGTCACAGGTGGACTGGCATCTTTTTCCTTCAGCATGTCTTCAACCACAGGGGTGGGTGAGTTGATTGCTGAAACGGCTCCCGAGGTGCTCTGCCGCTTGGGTATGGTGGACGTTGTACGCGATGCCCAGGGACATGTACGAAAGAAAATCAGCGCTAGGCGATAG
- a CDS encoding glutathione peroxidase: MAKIYDFKAQTSKGKELDFAQFEGKVLLIVNTASKCGFTPQFAGLEEMNQKYKDKGLVIIGFPCNQFKEQDPEGDDKIEEFCQLNYGVTFQIMKKGDVNGPDAQPIFEYLKAQAPTEEYKGLKAKAAKTLFKAISKSVEKDSDIKWNFTKFLISKDGETIKRYAPTTEPKDFEKDVEAMLA; encoded by the coding sequence ATGGCAAAGATTTATGATTTCAAGGCTCAGACGAGCAAAGGCAAGGAACTGGATTTCGCTCAGTTCGAGGGTAAGGTGCTGCTGATAGTCAACACAGCCAGCAAGTGCGGATTCACACCCCAGTTTGCAGGACTGGAGGAGATGAACCAGAAGTACAAGGACAAGGGACTGGTGATTATCGGTTTTCCCTGCAACCAGTTCAAGGAGCAGGATCCTGAGGGCGACGACAAGATTGAGGAGTTCTGCCAACTGAACTACGGCGTGACCTTCCAGATTATGAAAAAGGGCGACGTCAACGGTCCTGATGCCCAGCCCATCTTTGAGTATCTGAAAGCGCAGGCTCCCACCGAGGAGTACAAAGGTCTGAAGGCCAAAGCCGCCAAGACCCTCTTCAAGGCTATCAGCAAGAGCGTGGAGAAGGACAGCGACATCAAGTGGAACTTCACCAAGTTCCTCATCTCTAAGGACGGCGAGACCATCAAGCGCTATGCGCCTACCACAGAGCCCAAGGACTTTGAGAAGGACGTGGAAGCCATGTTGGCTTAA
- a CDS encoding MarR family winged helix-turn-helix transcriptional regulator → MHAELQLDKQICFRLYTAARLITQAYTPLLNELGITYPQYLVLMVLWEQDSQPVNDIAHRLLLETNTVTPLLQRMEKLGIVVRKRGKEDKRQQIVSLTEKGKAMEEQAYAIIPAGMGKELRACPFQLDDYVKFASELDTIIETLKNKEK, encoded by the coding sequence ATGCACGCAGAATTACAGCTTGACAAACAGATATGCTTCCGTCTCTATACGGCGGCACGTCTGATTACCCAGGCCTACACGCCGTTGCTGAACGAGTTGGGTATCACCTATCCGCAGTACCTGGTGCTGATGGTGCTCTGGGAACAGGATTCGCAACCCGTGAACGACATCGCCCACCGGCTGTTGCTCGAGACGAACACCGTCACTCCCCTACTCCAGCGCATGGAGAAACTGGGCATTGTGGTTCGTAAGCGCGGCAAGGAGGACAAGCGCCAGCAGATAGTATCGCTGACGGAAAAAGGCAAGGCGATGGAAGAACAGGCATATGCCATCATCCCTGCTGGCATGGGTAAAGAGTTGCGCGCCTGCCCCTTCCAACTGGACGACTATGTCAAGTTTGCCAGCGAACTCGACACTATTATTGAAACACTAAAGAATAAAGAGAAATAA
- a CDS encoding 4Fe-4S binding protein: MAQKRFHRYFKTPGLPLYWIIIAYIIIGWFFPVIGLLALICMIGPVVTSIYKGRWWCGHVCPRGNMYDRLLSKYSPHREIPRFVRTFGFRLFMVFFIFGMFGIQLTFTVPWSEGGLAMWSGIGRVFWTIIVMTTIVGIILSFIYAPRTWCSFCPMGTISNWVAPKKAPMPKAFTNIHVSSACQMKCKSCARVCPMQLTPYDSRGQEAGYLHPDCIKCSKCTLACPSKIMTLRH, translated from the coding sequence TTGGCACAAAAACGATTCCATAGATATTTCAAGACACCAGGACTGCCGCTCTACTGGATCATCATCGCCTACATCATCATTGGGTGGTTCTTTCCCGTGATAGGTCTGTTGGCACTCATCTGTATGATTGGTCCCGTGGTGACGAGCATCTACAAGGGACGCTGGTGGTGCGGACACGTATGTCCCCGCGGTAATATGTACGACCGGCTGCTGTCAAAGTACTCACCCCATCGCGAGATACCCAGATTCGTGCGCACCTTCGGATTCCGCTTGTTTATGGTGTTCTTCATCTTCGGCATGTTCGGCATCCAACTGACATTCACCGTGCCCTGGAGTGAGGGCGGACTGGCCATGTGGAGCGGCATAGGACGCGTATTCTGGACGATTATCGTGATGACCACCATCGTAGGCATTATCCTGTCGTTCATCTACGCCCCACGCACCTGGTGCTCGTTCTGTCCCATGGGAACCATCTCCAACTGGGTAGCACCCAAGAAGGCGCCGATGCCCAAGGCATTCACCAATATCCACGTGTCGAGTGCCTGTCAGATGAAATGCAAGAGTTGTGCGCGCGTCTGTCCGATGCAACTCACCCCCTACGATTCCCGCGGACAGGAAGCCGGCTATCTGCATCCCGACTGTATCAAGTGCAGCAAGTGTACACTAGCCTGTCCCTCGAAGATTATGACATTAAGACATTAA
- a CDS encoding low molecular weight protein-tyrosine-phosphatase: MEKYRILFVCHGNICRSPMAEFVMKDLVCKAGVQDHFLIESAATSTEEIGNSVYPPARRKLAEHGISCQGKTARQMTRLDYGRYDLLIGMDSWNIRNMRAISGGDPEGKIRMLMDYTNRPGDVADPWYTGDFEATWRDVLEGCEALLSQLMS; encoded by the coding sequence ATGGAGAAATACAGAATACTCTTTGTTTGTCACGGCAACATCTGTCGCAGTCCGATGGCTGAGTTCGTGATGAAGGACCTCGTATGTAAGGCTGGCGTTCAGGATCATTTCCTGATTGAGTCGGCTGCCACCTCGACCGAGGAGATAGGCAACAGCGTCTATCCGCCTGCCCGCAGAAAACTGGCTGAGCACGGTATCAGTTGTCAGGGCAAGACGGCCCGACAGATGACGCGTCTGGACTACGGCCGCTACGACCTGCTGATAGGTATGGACAGTTGGAATATCCGTAATATGCGTGCCATCAGCGGGGGCGACCCTGAGGGAAAAATCCGTATGCTGATGGATTATACAAATCGGCCAGGTGACGTAGCCGACCCGTGGTATACGGGCGACTTCGAAGCCACCTGGCGCGATGTACTTGAAGGTTGTGAGGCGTTGCTCTCACAATTAATGTCTTAA
- a CDS encoding SDR family NAD(P)-dependent oxidoreductase: MNKVVLITGATSGIGLACAKKFAANGDRLILTGRNEHRLNEIRKALTESACGNINEETDAKHTEVLTLAFDVRDREKAAKYIQELPAEWQQIDVLVNNAGLALGLEPEYEGNPDDWETMIDTNIKGLLTMTRLVVPGMVARNSGHIINIGSVAGDAAYAGGNVYCATKAAVKALSDGLRIDVANTAVRVTNLKPGLVETNFSNIRFHGDSDRAANVYKGIKPLTGDDIADVAVYAANAPEHVQIAEVLILATHQASGSVIVRK; this comes from the coding sequence ATGAATAAGGTAGTATTGATAACAGGTGCGACAAGCGGAATAGGACTCGCCTGTGCAAAGAAGTTCGCTGCAAATGGTGACAGACTGATTCTGACGGGAAGAAACGAACACCGTCTGAATGAAATCCGAAAGGCTTTGACGGAAAGCGCCTGCGGCAATATAAATGAGGAAACGGATGCAAAGCATACGGAAGTGCTGACGCTTGCTTTCGACGTGAGAGACCGCGAGAAGGCTGCTAAGTATATCCAGGAACTGCCAGCAGAGTGGCAGCAGATTGACGTGCTGGTGAATAATGCCGGACTGGCGCTGGGACTGGAACCTGAGTATGAGGGCAACCCCGACGACTGGGAGACGATGATCGACACCAATATCAAGGGGCTGCTCACGATGACGCGTCTGGTGGTGCCTGGTATGGTGGCACGCAATAGCGGACACATCATCAATATCGGTTCGGTGGCTGGCGATGCTGCCTATGCTGGTGGCAACGTGTATTGCGCTACGAAGGCTGCCGTGAAAGCGCTCTCCGACGGACTGCGCATCGATGTGGCCAATACTGCCGTGCGCGTGACCAACCTGAAGCCCGGACTGGTAGAGACCAACTTCAGTAATATCCGTTTCCACGGCGACAGCGACCGTGCTGCCAATGTCTATAAAGGCATCAAACCCCTTACGGGCGATGATATTGCCGACGTGGCTGTCTATGCTGCCAATGCGCCTGAGCACGTGCAGATTGCCGAGGTGCTGATTCTGGCCACCCATCAGGCCAGCGGTAGCGTGATTGTGAGGAAGTAA
- a CDS encoding DUF4249 family protein translates to MKKAIYIIIIICVAALTACTKEIDFEFRDEAPVVVIEGKVTNEGRTVVISRTRAVTDSVHAHCLPGADVVMTDGVTSTPLTYDAAADCYYSPVAGEVGKTYQMQVDFEGQHYEASATMPAAAPVTSSEFSWVTMMGQRMLCFELWGVDPEPDVRNYFWIRMHRISHHPHLENTRQTAPYSWDLMDDRGCPPGQIFLDWMLVSEKDMDDDKEENWKRILYDGDSVCVTLMTVDPKVYDYLYQLGRGQHHGANPRSNITGGCMGYFAAGSITRSDTIVFNRAAVSE, encoded by the coding sequence ATGAAAAAAGCAATATATATCATCATCATTATTTGTGTAGCGGCCCTGACGGCCTGCACCAAGGAGATTGACTTTGAATTCCGTGATGAGGCGCCTGTGGTGGTGATTGAGGGTAAGGTGACCAACGAGGGCCGTACGGTCGTTATCAGTCGCACCCGCGCCGTGACTGACTCTGTTCATGCGCATTGTCTGCCTGGTGCTGATGTCGTGATGACTGATGGCGTCACGTCGACGCCACTGACCTACGACGCTGCGGCCGACTGCTACTATTCGCCTGTCGCTGGCGAGGTAGGGAAGACCTATCAGATGCAGGTTGATTTCGAGGGACAGCACTACGAGGCTTCGGCCACGATGCCTGCCGCCGCCCCTGTCACATCGTCAGAGTTCTCGTGGGTCACGATGATGGGGCAGCGTATGCTCTGCTTCGAATTGTGGGGCGTGGACCCGGAACCCGACGTGCGTAATTATTTCTGGATCAGGATGCATCGTATCTCGCACCATCCGCATCTGGAGAACACACGCCAGACGGCTCCCTACAGTTGGGACCTGATGGACGACCGCGGCTGTCCGCCGGGCCAGATTTTCCTGGACTGGATGCTCGTCAGCGAAAAGGATATGGATGATGACAAGGAGGAGAACTGGAAGCGTATCCTCTACGATGGCGACAGCGTGTGCGTGACGTTGATGACCGTAGATCCCAAGGTGTACGACTATCTGTATCAGTTGGGCAGGGGACAGCATCACGGCGCCAATCCGCGCAGCAATATCACGGGTGGCTGTATGGGCTACTTTGCCGCTGGTTCCATCACCCGTTCGGATACCATCGTGTTCAACCGCGCCGCCGTCAGCGAATGA